In the genome of Rhodoplanes sp. Z2-YC6860, one region contains:
- a CDS encoding VanZ family protein: MTPSSLKSCFKLGGWLAILTIAVLSLVPGEMRPHTLSVSQLEHVIAYAITGALLAAGYPILNQRILVVAGLTCYAGILEIIQLWVPGRTSKIIDLVAGASGALAGVLLVLALQSWLFRTAEHRPAPLSSKLRG; encoded by the coding sequence ATGACGCCATCCTCGCTGAAATCTTGCTTCAAGCTCGGCGGATGGCTCGCGATTTTAACGATAGCCGTTCTCTCTCTTGTCCCAGGCGAGATGCGACCGCACACATTGTCGGTAAGCCAGCTTGAGCACGTCATTGCCTACGCCATCACCGGAGCGCTGCTGGCGGCCGGCTATCCAATCCTCAATCAGCGCATCCTCGTCGTTGCCGGACTGACGTGCTACGCCGGCATCCTCGAGATCATTCAACTTTGGGTGCCGGGTCGAACGTCCAAGATTATCGACCTCGTCGCAGGGGCTTCCGGAGCGCTGGCGGGAGTCCTCTTGGTCTTAGCGCTGCAAAGCTGGCTCTTTCGGACGGCTGAACATCGGCCCGCGCCTCTGTCGTCAAAGCTTCGCGGCTGA
- a CDS encoding c-type cytochrome: MVQRLMPTMVGAAFVFAISMVSASAADDIAAKAQTCNVCHGANGMPIDPKTMPIIWGQQQSYLMKQLRNYRNGERANPIMTTIAKGLAEDDLRKLAAYFAAKSWPVQPAPAAAVSPPAGIAQCQPCHQPNFQGGMPAPRLAGLSYEYLSTAMKNFATSERTNNLDMPGFMHGLSDGERDSMAKYLASLR, translated from the coding sequence ATGGTCCAACGTCTCATGCCGACGATGGTCGGCGCAGCATTTGTCTTTGCGATTTCAATGGTATCGGCTTCCGCGGCTGACGATATCGCGGCCAAGGCACAGACCTGCAATGTATGTCACGGCGCCAATGGCATGCCGATCGATCCGAAAACCATGCCGATCATCTGGGGTCAGCAGCAGAGCTATTTGATGAAGCAGCTGCGCAATTATCGGAACGGCGAGCGTGCCAATCCGATCATGACGACGATCGCCAAAGGCTTGGCTGAAGACGATCTTCGCAAGCTCGCGGCCTACTTCGCGGCCAAGAGCTGGCCCGTGCAGCCGGCTCCGGCCGCTGCGGTCTCGCCGCCTGCCGGCATCGCCCAGTGCCAGCCGTGCCATCAGCCGAACTTCCAGGGTGGCATGCCGGCGCCGCGCCTCGCAGGCTTGAGCTACGAGTACCTGTCAACCGCGATGAAGAACTTCGCCACCAGCGAGCGGACCAACAACCTCGACATGCCGGGGTTCATGCACGGGCTGAGCGACGGCGAGCGTGATTCTATGGCGAAGTATCTCGCATCGCTGCGGTGA
- the galE gene encoding UDP-glucose 4-epimerase GalE: protein MSDAGNVLVTGGAGFIGSHVCKRLAAAGYQPIVLDNLSRGFRSSVKWGPLEVADIGDGARVREILNRYRPIGVMHFSAFTSVGESVQQPALYYSNNVGATAVLLQAVIEHGAPPFVFSSTAAIYGNPASVPVDEDHPHRPINPYGRSKLYVEHMLADANQASGLPWVALRYFNAAGCDPDGEIGERHDPETHLIPIIVRAALKGSTVSIFGDDYDTPDGTCIRDYIHVNDLADAHILALKYLARGGKSCGINLANSKGFSVREVLATVERVCGRPVAVKIDPRRPGDPAVLIGKTERAKELLGWSPKRSDLELQVRDAWNWYENFLPSV, encoded by the coding sequence ATGTCTGATGCTGGAAACGTGCTGGTTACCGGAGGCGCAGGCTTCATTGGAAGCCACGTCTGCAAGCGGCTGGCTGCTGCGGGCTACCAGCCTATCGTCCTGGACAATCTATCCCGCGGGTTCCGGTCTTCCGTGAAATGGGGACCTCTCGAAGTCGCCGACATCGGCGATGGAGCGCGGGTTCGCGAAATCCTCAATCGCTACCGCCCAATTGGTGTGATGCACTTTTCGGCGTTCACGAGCGTCGGTGAGTCCGTGCAGCAGCCTGCGCTCTACTACTCGAACAATGTGGGAGCCACCGCAGTATTGCTGCAGGCCGTGATCGAGCACGGCGCCCCACCCTTCGTGTTCTCTTCGACTGCGGCGATCTACGGCAATCCAGCCTCGGTGCCCGTTGACGAGGATCATCCCCATCGGCCCATCAACCCTTATGGGCGTTCTAAGCTCTACGTCGAGCATATGCTTGCCGATGCAAACCAGGCGAGCGGCCTTCCGTGGGTCGCCTTGCGTTACTTCAACGCCGCAGGATGCGACCCGGACGGCGAAATCGGAGAACGGCACGATCCGGAAACGCACCTCATCCCGATCATTGTGCGTGCGGCTCTGAAGGGTTCGACAGTCTCCATCTTTGGCGACGACTACGACACCCCGGACGGGACCTGCATCCGCGACTACATTCACGTCAACGACCTGGCCGACGCACACATCCTTGCCCTCAAGTATCTGGCCCGCGGCGGCAAAAGCTGCGGCATCAATCTCGCGAACTCGAAGGGCTTTTCAGTCAGAGAAGTCCTCGCAACGGTGGAACGCGTGTGCGGGCGCCCTGTCGCCGTCAAGATTGACCCTCGACGGCCGGGAGACCCCGCAGTCTTGATCGGCAAAACTGAGAGAGCCAAGGAGTTGCTGGGCTGGTCGCCCAAACGATCAGATCTGGAACTGCAGGTGCGTGACGCTTGGAACTGGTACGAGAACTTCCTGCCCTCGGTTTAG
- a CDS encoding acyltransferase family protein has product MVGFARLRRGRCMDRREIAKQEQLGAQRFQLKDLLKTRMLGAELDASKGVGPGFDFLRLALAILIFYGHTSLLTVVATPPTFASDLSAATNAGDLVSMTISALKTRGYVLFVPMFFALSGFLVAGSALRLQHVGQFLGFRVLRILPALLVEVTLSALILGAIFTTLPLRDYFTDPQFFRYFGNIVGHITFHLPGVFTSNPKTDYVNGALWTLPPEFFCYLILSALMILGILGRRQIVLVLFVACAIVIVPASLFYGIGITGTFYSTSAIVSYFVAGVLTFLYREKVPLNFGAAIICGLVALAAVPYPRMAFVLVPFLTYLTVWVGLQSWLALPFMKGRDYSYGIYLYNFPICQAIIATIPGISRGQLIVSGLITSLAFAAFSWHFIEKPFLRFKSLLVSDRFKIGRWTRTARTNAAETDKA; this is encoded by the coding sequence GTGGTCGGCTTCGCACGTTTGCGTCGAGGACGTTGTATGGACCGTCGCGAAATTGCGAAGCAAGAGCAGCTCGGAGCTCAACGGTTCCAGCTCAAGGATCTTTTAAAGACCAGGATGTTGGGCGCCGAACTCGACGCGTCCAAAGGCGTTGGGCCCGGCTTCGATTTTCTGCGCTTGGCCTTGGCCATTCTCATATTCTATGGCCACACCAGCCTGCTGACGGTTGTCGCGACGCCTCCGACGTTTGCATCCGACTTGTCGGCGGCAACGAACGCCGGCGACCTCGTGTCGATGACGATCTCCGCGCTCAAGACACGCGGCTACGTTCTGTTCGTGCCGATGTTTTTCGCCTTGAGCGGCTTTCTGGTCGCTGGATCTGCACTCCGACTGCAGCACGTCGGTCAATTCCTCGGCTTTCGCGTTCTGCGCATCCTGCCGGCGCTCCTGGTGGAGGTGACGCTGTCGGCGCTGATCCTGGGAGCGATATTCACGACGCTGCCGTTGCGTGACTATTTCACAGATCCGCAATTTTTCCGCTACTTCGGCAACATCGTCGGTCATATCACCTTTCATCTGCCTGGTGTTTTCACCAGCAATCCAAAGACGGACTACGTCAACGGTGCGCTTTGGACGCTGCCGCCGGAATTCTTCTGTTACTTGATCCTGTCGGCACTCATGATCCTCGGCATTCTCGGCCGTCGACAGATCGTCCTTGTCTTGTTCGTCGCGTGCGCCATCGTGATCGTCCCGGCTTCGCTGTTTTACGGCATCGGCATCACGGGCACGTTTTATTCGACATCAGCCATTGTGAGCTATTTCGTTGCCGGCGTTTTGACGTTCCTGTACCGCGAAAAAGTGCCGCTCAATTTTGGGGCAGCCATCATCTGCGGTCTCGTCGCCCTGGCCGCGGTTCCCTATCCAAGGATGGCATTCGTCCTCGTCCCATTCCTGACGTATCTCACGGTATGGGTCGGTTTGCAGTCCTGGCTCGCTCTGCCCTTCATGAAGGGAAGAGATTATTCGTACGGTATCTACCTCTACAACTTCCCGATCTGCCAAGCGATCATCGCGACCATTCCTGGCATTTCGCGCGGGCAACTGATCGTCTCGGGGCTGATCACGAGCTTGGCATTCGCAGCCTTCTCCTGGCACTTCATCGAAAAGCCGTTCCTTCGCTTCAAGAGTCTTCTTGTATCGGACCGGTTCAAGATCGGGCGTTGGACAAGAACGGCACGAACGAACGCGGCGGAGACCGACAAGGCCTGA
- a CDS encoding family 16 glycosylhydrolase, protein MLRNSGVPKLIVIGGTQNNIIQGGASNDTLTGGLGDDTFIISKGGGSDTITDFSPGDILRIVNYGFTDFSSFAAAMKQSGADTIISLGGGETLTLKGVTASSVTQSSVVFAQDSSAPAAAPMALAAIAPASPVDALVASGASSHWFSSSVAGSSLVGTSGNDSLTAGAGNITLAGGTGDDIYTVYNQTDTVIEKPGEGNDTVLTWASSYTLANDQSIENLTLAGTAASCGTGNDLDNIITGNSGNNVLDGGKGNDALIGGGGRDTFAITFGNGFDTIRDFAATGSGADIVRLNGFAASSFADLAQYMTQVGADTVLNFGNGDGVVLKNVAMTDLTAGNFQFAFVGTAGNDVIAGGAGNDLMTGGRGRDTFIISKGGGSDTITDFTAGSGGDYLKIANYGFSTFSSFIAAASQSGQDTVVALGNGETLTLKNVLATKLLAGNVLLSNDLPGDGDIITQVVTPPSGASTRWFSVTSGSTATGTAGNDQFSTSGSNITVIGGAGDDIYNIADAATTKIVEAVDGGIDTVQSWYTYSLPTDQYVENLSLMGTGNINGTGNDLSNLITGNSANNIITGGLGSDTFTGGGGADTFLIFKGTGMKTVTDFATSGAGADVLKLDGFSWGSFDALKAQMRQIGNDTVIWLGGSDSVLLKNVQISSLTAANFNLVNVADTIVGTSGADTLNGGDGNDILTGGAGRDTFVIDKGNGSDIITDFTPGAAGDFLDLRHYGFSNFAQLQARMTQSGGDTIIALSDTETVTLKNVRATDILSSNVVIEFDLPNSSGGTAHTFTTSVAGDTLTGTSANDYLIMNAAHVTATGGAGNDIYIVSDQSDVVIEAANGGIDTVQTGSYGYQLSNSQLIENIGLLGSGDSFAVGNDLDNIVTGNSGNNTLNGGNGDDILTGNAGADMFVIAKGQGSDIITDFSPAQGDVIRLDNFGFKSFADVAAIMQQVGTNTVLFFGDGQSLILQNTQTSSLSAASFVFDLDTSSMVQTFNDDFDTLSLYHGNTGTWLTRYEWGGTTAYTLTSNSEKQLYVDPSFRGLPGTQSSSSLGFDPFNINDGQLTITASPMPAADASYTGGYAFTSGMLSSAATFAQTYGYFEIAATLPDGHGAWPAFWLQRADHTWPPEIDVMEAFGDQKTMVHSGVWYDTTPTQVGNWESTGELTGEHKFGVEWTPYTVTFYVDGHETASYATPTDLNSAMYMVANLAMGGTWPGNPDPDATAQFTIDSIKAYQLTDYTLDHYTLLTSAAPTDSIVATGTSGTLNGTTSADLIDDHGAGYVLNGGLGDDTYLVANRGTTVVEQFNGGIDTVKSSVSFTLGDNVENLTLTGTANIDACGNSQSNIIIGNSGDNIITGGQGNDILTGGGGHNIFVFNPGDGSDIITDFQAGVGAGDVVKLDGYGFSSFGGIQSAMSQHGADVWLALSTYETLVFRSHTIGDFAADDFNIPDIPPVGGTLISSENGTPGDDTLIGTGGGNYMDGKGGNDTLIGGPGDDTYVVYSTDNPTIIENPNEGIDTVLSQRSFQLPDNVENLTLVGWNTTGTGNDLDNRIVGTGGAETLNGKGGNDWLFGGAGNDTFVYEKNSGFDTIADFHVNTGSGEHDTLKLVGYGSDATLTNDGDVWTVHYSGGEDQIKITGVTQLTHADYLFQ, encoded by the coding sequence GTGTTGCGGAATAGTGGCGTGCCGAAGCTCATCGTGATTGGAGGAACACAAAACAACATCATTCAAGGAGGCGCCAGCAACGACACTCTGACCGGCGGCCTCGGCGACGACACTTTCATCATCTCGAAGGGCGGCGGTTCCGACACCATCACCGATTTTTCGCCCGGCGATATCCTTCGCATCGTCAATTACGGCTTCACTGATTTCTCCTCGTTCGCTGCCGCGATGAAACAATCGGGTGCGGACACGATCATATCCTTGGGTGGCGGTGAAACGTTGACGCTCAAAGGCGTCACCGCCAGTTCCGTTACACAGTCCAGCGTCGTGTTTGCACAGGATTCCTCCGCTCCTGCCGCAGCCCCAATGGCACTTGCGGCGATCGCGCCTGCGTCCCCCGTGGACGCGCTGGTGGCGAGCGGCGCCTCGAGTCATTGGTTTTCGAGTTCCGTCGCCGGCTCAAGCCTGGTGGGAACTTCGGGAAACGATTCGCTGACTGCAGGCGCGGGAAACATCACGCTGGCCGGCGGCACCGGCGACGACATCTACACGGTCTATAATCAGACCGACACGGTGATTGAGAAGCCCGGTGAAGGAAACGACACCGTCCTCACCTGGGCCTCGAGCTACACGCTGGCCAATGACCAGTCGATCGAGAACCTGACGCTGGCCGGAACCGCCGCATCGTGCGGAACCGGCAACGATCTTGACAACATCATCACCGGAAACTCGGGGAACAACGTCCTCGATGGCGGCAAGGGTAACGATGCCCTGATCGGTGGCGGCGGCCGGGATACGTTTGCCATCACATTCGGTAACGGTTTCGACACCATCCGCGATTTTGCGGCAACCGGCTCCGGCGCCGACATCGTCCGGCTCAACGGCTTTGCCGCCAGCTCTTTCGCCGATCTCGCGCAATACATGACTCAGGTCGGCGCGGACACCGTTCTTAATTTCGGCAATGGCGATGGCGTCGTTCTCAAAAACGTCGCGATGACCGACCTCACGGCCGGCAATTTCCAGTTTGCGTTCGTCGGCACGGCTGGCAATGACGTGATCGCAGGCGGCGCAGGGAATGACCTTATGACAGGCGGACGAGGCCGCGACACCTTTATCATCAGCAAAGGCGGAGGCTCCGATACGATCACCGATTTCACCGCCGGAAGCGGTGGAGATTACCTGAAGATCGCCAACTACGGCTTCTCGACCTTCTCGAGCTTCATCGCCGCGGCTTCGCAGTCGGGTCAGGACACCGTCGTCGCGCTCGGCAACGGCGAAACGCTGACTCTCAAGAATGTACTTGCGACCAAACTGTTGGCCGGCAACGTCCTGCTCAGCAACGATCTCCCCGGCGACGGTGATATCATCACCCAGGTCGTAACGCCGCCATCCGGCGCGTCGACCAGATGGTTCTCAGTGACATCCGGCAGCACCGCGACGGGAACCGCTGGCAACGACCAGTTCTCGACAAGCGGCAGCAACATCACCGTGATCGGGGGAGCGGGCGACGATATTTATAACATCGCCGACGCGGCAACGACCAAGATCGTCGAAGCCGTCGATGGCGGCATCGACACTGTTCAATCCTGGTACACGTATTCGCTTCCGACCGATCAGTACGTCGAGAACCTGTCGCTCATGGGCACAGGCAACATCAACGGGACGGGCAACGACCTCAGCAATCTGATCACGGGCAACAGCGCCAACAACATCATCACCGGCGGACTTGGAAGCGACACGTTCACCGGCGGTGGCGGTGCCGACACGTTCCTTATCTTCAAGGGCACCGGCATGAAAACGGTGACCGACTTCGCGACATCCGGCGCCGGCGCCGATGTTCTGAAGCTTGACGGATTCTCCTGGGGCTCCTTCGACGCCTTGAAGGCCCAGATGCGTCAAATCGGCAACGACACCGTCATCTGGCTCGGCGGTAGCGATTCGGTGCTACTGAAGAACGTTCAGATATCCAGTCTGACCGCCGCCAACTTCAACCTGGTGAATGTCGCAGACACGATCGTGGGCACGTCCGGGGCGGATACGCTGAACGGCGGCGATGGCAACGATATCCTCACCGGCGGCGCCGGGCGCGATACCTTCGTGATCGACAAGGGGAACGGCTCGGACATCATCACGGACTTCACACCCGGCGCGGCCGGCGATTTCCTGGATCTCCGGCACTATGGCTTCAGCAATTTTGCCCAGCTGCAAGCCCGGATGACGCAATCCGGCGGGGATACGATCATCGCGCTGTCGGATACCGAAACCGTCACGTTGAAGAACGTCCGTGCGACCGACATCTTGTCGAGCAATGTGGTGATCGAGTTCGACCTGCCGAACTCTTCCGGCGGCACGGCCCATACATTCACCACCAGCGTTGCCGGCGACACTCTCACCGGCACGAGCGCAAACGATTATCTCATCATGAATGCCGCGCACGTGACGGCAACCGGTGGGGCCGGAAACGACATCTACATCGTCAGCGATCAGAGCGACGTCGTCATCGAAGCAGCGAACGGAGGTATCGATACTGTCCAGACAGGGAGCTACGGCTACCAGCTCTCCAATTCGCAATTGATCGAAAATATCGGTCTGCTCGGTTCCGGCGATTCATTCGCGGTCGGCAACGATCTCGACAACATCGTCACCGGAAACTCCGGAAACAACACGCTGAACGGCGGCAACGGCGATGACATCCTCACGGGCAACGCTGGCGCCGACATGTTCGTCATCGCCAAAGGCCAAGGCTCCGACATCATCACCGACTTCTCGCCCGCTCAGGGCGATGTCATCCGCCTCGACAACTTCGGCTTCAAGAGCTTCGCTGACGTTGCGGCGATCATGCAGCAGGTCGGAACCAACACCGTGCTGTTCTTCGGCGACGGACAATCGCTGATCCTGCAAAACACTCAGACAAGCAGTCTTAGCGCCGCCAGCTTCGTCTTCGATCTCGACACCAGCTCGATGGTGCAGACCTTCAACGACGACTTCGACACGCTCTCTCTCTATCACGGCAATACCGGCACCTGGTTGACGCGATACGAATGGGGCGGAACGACTGCCTATACGCTGACCTCCAACAGCGAGAAGCAGCTCTATGTCGATCCGTCGTTTCGGGGATTGCCAGGCACGCAATCCTCGAGCTCGCTCGGGTTCGATCCATTCAACATCAACGATGGACAGCTCACGATCACGGCATCGCCCATGCCGGCCGCGGACGCCTCCTATACGGGTGGTTACGCATTCACTTCCGGCATGTTGAGCAGCGCCGCAACGTTCGCCCAGACCTATGGGTATTTCGAGATCGCGGCGACGTTGCCCGACGGTCACGGCGCCTGGCCGGCCTTCTGGCTCCAGCGGGCGGACCACACATGGCCTCCCGAAATCGACGTCATGGAGGCGTTCGGTGACCAGAAGACCATGGTTCATTCCGGGGTCTGGTACGACACCACTCCCACTCAGGTCGGCAATTGGGAATCGACCGGCGAACTCACCGGCGAGCACAAATTCGGCGTCGAGTGGACGCCCTACACGGTCACGTTCTACGTCGACGGACACGAAACGGCGAGCTACGCCACGCCGACCGACCTGAACAGCGCCATGTACATGGTCGCCAATCTGGCCATGGGCGGCACCTGGCCGGGCAATCCGGATCCCGACGCCACCGCGCAGTTCACGATCGACTCGATCAAGGCGTATCAGCTCACGGACTACACGCTCGATCACTACACGCTGCTCACAAGCGCCGCACCGACCGATTCGATCGTCGCCACGGGGACGAGCGGAACGCTCAACGGCACCACCAGCGCCGACCTTATCGACGATCACGGAGCAGGCTACGTACTCAATGGCGGCCTGGGTGACGACACCTACCTCGTCGCCAACCGTGGAACCACGGTCGTCGAACAGTTCAATGGCGGTATCGATACGGTGAAGTCGTCGGTTTCTTTCACGCTCGGCGACAACGTCGAGAACCTGACGTTGACCGGCACGGCCAACATCGATGCCTGCGGCAATTCGCAGTCGAACATCATTATCGGCAACTCCGGCGACAACATCATCACCGGCGGCCAAGGCAACGACATCCTCACCGGCGGTGGCGGTCACAACATCTTCGTCTTCAACCCGGGTGACGGTTCGGACATCATCACCGATTTCCAAGCCGGCGTCGGTGCCGGCGACGTCGTCAAGCTCGACGGCTACGGCTTCTCGTCCTTCGGAGGCATCCAGAGTGCGATGTCGCAGCACGGCGCGGACGTCTGGCTTGCGCTTTCGACGTACGAAACGCTCGTGTTCCGCTCACACACGATCGGCGATTTTGCCGCCGACGACTTCAATATTCCGGACATCCCTCCCGTCGGGGGAACGCTGATATCCTCCGAGAACGGAACGCCCGGCGACGACACGCTGATCGGCACCGGCGGCGGAAACTACATGGACGGCAAAGGCGGCAACGACACTCTGATCGGTGGCCCCGGCGACGATACCTACGTGGTCTATTCGACGGACAACCCGACCATCATCGAGAACCCCAACGAGGGCATCGATACGGTTCTGTCGCAGCGGTCGTTCCAGCTTCCGGACAACGTTGAGAACCTGACACTCGTGGGGTGGAACACCACGGGCACCGGCAATGATCTCGACAACAGAATCGTCGGCACCGGCGGTGCCGAGACTCTCAACGGCAAGGGCGGCAACGACTGGCTGTTCGGCGGCGCCGGCAACGACACGTTCGTGTATGAGAAGAATTCCGGCTTCGACACGATCGCCGACTTCCATGTCAACACCGGCAGCGGAGAGCACGACACGCTCAAGCTGGTCGGATACGGCTCCGACGCAACGCTGACCAACGACGGCGACGTTTGGACCGTCCATTACAGCGGCGGCGAGGATCAGATCAAAATCACCGGTGTAACCCAACTCACCCACGCCGATTACTTGTTCCAGTAA
- a CDS encoding transglutaminase-like cysteine peptidase, whose protein sequence is MNTSVNILTVLLNAARLVDVVRIWRQPKLIAITVALATTSVTADAHSGLWIRPGTFLSYVDRLSFDAPTLPPMAFTRFCMQHTAECEQTSARGFKNDLNESLWTELQTVNRDVNRTIVPQTNDRGVLAENWLVHPDAGDCNDYAVTKRHELLRRGWPMRSLLLAEVGTRQGIHHLVLIVRMDNGDFVLDNLNPNIVSVSQSSYRWIRAQSPARPKLWFTIKLASLH, encoded by the coding sequence ATGAATACCAGTGTAAACATCCTTACTGTCCTTCTGAACGCTGCACGTCTTGTCGATGTCGTACGGATCTGGCGACAACCTAAACTTATTGCGATTACAGTCGCGCTTGCCACAACCAGCGTGACAGCGGATGCGCATTCAGGCTTGTGGATCAGGCCAGGCACATTCCTATCCTATGTGGATCGCCTCAGCTTTGACGCACCAACGCTCCCACCGATGGCATTCACCCGATTCTGTATGCAGCACACTGCTGAATGCGAGCAAACGTCGGCGCGTGGGTTCAAGAACGATCTCAACGAATCTTTGTGGACAGAACTGCAAACCGTGAACCGCGACGTCAATCGAACGATCGTTCCGCAAACCAATGATCGTGGAGTTCTGGCGGAAAACTGGCTGGTGCATCCGGACGCCGGAGATTGCAATGACTATGCGGTGACCAAGCGTCACGAACTCCTGCGCCGAGGATGGCCCATGAGGTCCTTGCTGCTCGCAGAAGTCGGGACCCGTCAGGGCATCCACCACCTCGTACTCATCGTGCGCATGGACAACGGCGACTTCGTGCTCGACAATCTCAATCCGAATATCGTCTCCGTCTCGCAGAGCTCCTATCGGTGGATTCGCGCCCAATCGCCGGCGCGGCCAAAGCTCTGGTTCACAATCAAGCTTGCCAGCCTCCATTGA
- a CDS encoding glycosyltransferase family 4 protein: MRIVINDYLGHAPQMQLSRALAGRGHDVLHLYSGDIQTPKADLARQDGDPPSLTIEGLSLGRALSRSFFGRRWQEATFGRLVAQRTKSFGPDIVMACNNPLDVQSRLQAACNGAKIPFVYWMQDFQSLEIDRMIAGRGAIMNIAVGGYYHGLERKLLQRSEAIVPIADDMLSILSESWEVFERQCMVVRNWSPLDRLTPGNKDNDWSRANGLAGRKIALYTGSLGAMENPMLLVELAERLRDRSDTLVLVVSSGPGADQIARESSARGLANLRVMPFQPYEHYGDVLASADVLLAMVSGQAGVLYVPSKASSYLCAGRAIVIAAPWQNLAATTVQESQGGRVVTADHASEMADAVATLITDDSLRTQMATQARSYAERMFEISKIADRFERLFERLRTGTPRHRLPQ, translated from the coding sequence GTGCGGATCGTCATCAACGACTACCTCGGCCATGCGCCGCAGATGCAACTGAGCCGCGCGCTTGCAGGGCGCGGGCACGACGTGTTGCATCTTTATTCGGGCGACATCCAGACGCCGAAAGCTGATCTCGCGCGGCAGGACGGCGATCCGCCATCGCTCACCATCGAAGGACTGTCACTGGGCCGCGCGTTGTCGCGCTCGTTCTTCGGCCGGCGGTGGCAGGAAGCAACGTTCGGGCGGCTTGTCGCACAGCGGACTAAAAGCTTCGGCCCCGATATCGTAATGGCCTGCAACAACCCGCTCGATGTACAGAGCCGGCTGCAGGCGGCTTGCAACGGCGCCAAGATTCCATTCGTCTACTGGATGCAGGATTTCCAGTCGCTCGAGATCGACCGCATGATCGCCGGTCGCGGTGCGATCATGAACATCGCGGTGGGTGGCTATTATCACGGACTCGAACGCAAACTGCTTCAGCGTAGCGAGGCGATCGTGCCGATCGCCGACGACATGCTCAGCATTCTGTCGGAGAGCTGGGAGGTGTTCGAGCGCCAATGCATGGTGGTGCGCAACTGGTCGCCGCTCGACCGGCTCACGCCCGGCAACAAGGACAATGACTGGTCGCGTGCGAACGGCCTCGCGGGTCGCAAGATTGCGCTCTACACCGGCTCGCTTGGCGCGATGGAAAATCCGATGCTCCTCGTCGAGCTTGCCGAGAGGCTGCGCGACAGGTCCGACACCCTGGTGCTGGTGGTGTCGTCAGGCCCGGGCGCCGACCAGATCGCGCGCGAGTCCAGCGCGCGCGGCCTTGCCAATCTGCGAGTGATGCCGTTTCAGCCCTACGAGCACTACGGAGATGTGCTGGCGAGCGCTGACGTGCTGCTTGCGATGGTGAGCGGCCAGGCCGGCGTGCTCTATGTGCCGTCCAAGGCCAGTTCGTATCTCTGTGCCGGCCGCGCCATCGTGATCGCGGCACCATGGCAGAACCTCGCCGCCACCACGGTCCAGGAAAGCCAAGGTGGCCGGGTCGTCACCGCGGATCATGCGTCCGAGATGGCAGATGCCGTCGCGACGCTTATCACCGACGACAGCCTTCGGACGCAGATGGCAACCCAGGCTCGAAGCTACGCCGAGCGCATGTTCGAGATTTCCAAGATCGCAGATCGCTTCGAGCGGTTGTTCGAACGGCTGCGTACCGGCACACCGCGGCATCGGCTGCCGCAGTAG